The sequence GCTGGAGGCCACGCCGAGCACCACGTCGCCGGCCACGATCGCCGCGCCGGTCAGCATCCGCGATTTCTCCACCGCGCCCACGGTGAAGCCGGCCAGGTCGTATTCGCCCGGCGGGTACATGTCCGGCATCTCGGCGGTCTCGCCGCCGATCAGCGCGCAGCCGGCCAGTTCGCAGCCGGTGGCGATGCCGCCGACCACGGCCGCGGCGGTGTCCACGTCCAGCTTGCCGGTGGCAAAGTAGTCGAGGAAGAACAGCGGCTCGGCGCCCTGCACCAGCACGTCGTTGACGCACATGCCGACCAGGTCGATGCCGATCGTGTCGTGGCGGTTCAGGATCTGCGCCAGCTTCAGCTTGGTGCCCACGCCGTCGGTGCCGGACACCAGTACCGGCTCCTTGTAGCGGCCGGAGAGGTCGAACAGGCCACCGAAGCCGCCCAGCCCGCCCATCACTTCGGGGCGGAGCGTGCGCTTGACCAGCGGCTTGATGCGTTCGACCAGCGCATTGCCGGCGTCGATGTCGACGCCGGCGGCGCGGTAGGTGAGGGCGTCAGACATGGCAGAAACCGGCGTGGGTGAAACGC is a genomic window of Rhodanobacter thiooxydans containing:
- the purM gene encoding phosphoribosylformylglycinamidine cyclo-ligase, whose protein sequence is MSDALTYRAAGVDIDAGNALVERIKPLVKRTLRPEVMGGLGGFGGLFDLSGRYKEPVLVSGTDGVGTKLKLAQILNRHDTIGIDLVGMCVNDVLVQGAEPLFFLDYFATGKLDVDTAAAVVGGIATGCELAGCALIGGETAEMPDMYPPGEYDLAGFTVGAVEKSRMLTGAAIVAGDVVLGVASSGPHSNGYSLVRKILDRAGNPFDLDLGGVKLVDALMAPTTIYVKPMLDLLRAQPEQIHGMAHITGGGLKENIIRVVPDGLGIALDASAIVLPPVFDWLMREGNVAREEMWRTFNCGVGFTVILPRDAVAGASALLAKHGLASSVIGEIVPAQGDERVHIG